The region CGAAAATAATTGCAAATACCTTTATTACAGTAAAGATAACACAATCAATcggaattgaaaaataaaaaaatatttcagaTAATAtctaaaataacaaataatacATATGAAACCAATCGTCctgacaaaaaaatattttattctgGGTTGTCTTTCTTATGAGCTTTCCGGTCTGTCAAATGATAGGTATTttgatgcatatacataaactATAAGCAAATCATTGGATTCTCTCTCCCAAACCATAGTGAACTGAGAATTCATTTAGATACATATAAGAATACACaaaatatttgatttccatGAACTTTAAAAAGACGTACAATTCAAGAACACATTAATAGAGGTTCTTCTAATGTACATATATGGTCAGAAGAACACGTTAATTTTAAGAGTTGACTGAATTTCTAGTCCAACTCAATAATACAAGATTTACATATcaataaaagaatttttaagtcattaaagaaatgtccaaataggaaaaccaaggaaaaatatgcacaacaaaaaaaatgatgatgatcttCATCAACTGCTCTTATGGCCATGTTTTCCAGCAAGCAATTTATGATCTTTTGGTTCTTCACAGattgtaacttttttttctcCCGATTTTCTCATATACTTCCTTTTCGTCCTTCTTGAGCTAGCTTTTATGGTCGGTATTGTGTACCATCCAATTGATGTACACAATATTGCAAAACACCTTCCATAAACAGCTAAAAATACCAATATTAAGATTATAGCCAATGGCATATAATAAGTTGGCTTCTTGAAATTTGCCAACTTCAAATTCCTTAAAAATTTCCTTCTCCTCGATTCTACTTTTcgttcttgatcaatttcacTAGCTGGAATATTTGACACCTCGTGAATGGTCTTCTTATCGACGAACTCTGAGTTCTTCTTGATCATTTGTTTGTCATCATCAGTGTCACTTGATGATGTttgatttttgtccttcaatttGACAACAATGGGCTTGATTGAATTTGAATTCGAGAAAACGAAACGAACAAAAGCGATATCATCAGATCCCATTTGGGtataaatttcttgttttttgtCTTCAAGATTGGCTAAGAGTGCTGAAAATTTGTCTAGGCCACGGTCTGCATAAGGATTATATCTACTATTTTTGGTTCTTGATAATGAAGTTCTTTTTGATGATCTTTTTGGAGTTGAACAAGGGCTTAATGTTTCCATGTCATTATCTTCTTCTTGATGATGAAAATTTCCACAAATAAAATGATTGAACATTTAGTGGGAAAATACAAAAAAGTTATAGGGAGATTTCGGATTGATTTTGTTTTGGAGTGATCACTTTAATGTTGAATTCAATTTgagactttaaataaaaaagagatgGTGCATAAGCTTATTTATAAGAGTTCATTTGGAAGACTAGATCCAAAAGAGGGGGAATATAGAAATAGTCAACTCAAAAGAGAGGGCTTGAACACTTCTTaattaatctatttttttttttggctatttAATAAGGGATTACAGATATATTTCGTGGAATGTTCTATTGGGGTTCGTTTGACTATTAAATTCTTGTAAAAGAGGTATACCTGTGGCACGTTGAAATAATTTAATGTATACTTCTACGAGTTTAGAATAATATAAAATGAAGTCTTGGAGGAGGGGTTTGAAACTTTTGAATTGGTCAAAAACACTCCTAACATTGAGATGTAGTCTAATTATAATAAAAGGAATACTATTATAGTAGTGACAAAGTAGATATTGTGAAATTTTAAAGAGATAATTATACAATTGAAATGTTCCTATTCACGGATTCCttgttttttaaattgaaaaatctGGGTCAACTTATTAATACGAAAAGAATATTTGAAATGAAAAACTTCTAGAGTTATATTATGCTTTATCGGAAGAAACGTAAACATTATTTTAAAATGGTTCAAACGAACCCTCCCCCACGcacacccccacccccctccaaaaaataaaaagagaagaagtAGAATTTTACATCGTCACTACACAAAAGTAAACAATGATATTTCATAATTTACATCTCAATTCATTAAATGAGGCAATATCCGTATAATTTTCATTGCACTTCATTAAATTAGGCAATGTCCTCAGGCAAAGGTGGATGTAAATTGATAGATCACCCGACCCCCTTAACTTAggaaaaatgatatatatatatatatatatatatatatatatatatatatatctgagTAGGcacccaaataaactaaagctTGACTGAGAACATTCGTTGAAGTAGATGGTTTGGTTAGTTGTGACTTGGGTTTAAACCTATATGACAAAATtcttacgtttttttttttttttttttttttttttgttttataattttaatactTTCACTATAACcgtaatttcattttttatagaGCTTCATCTAATGTTATATCCAGCTTCTCACGCTATTAGTCCGCTACGAAGCTACTTGCCAGTCGTCACATGAAGTTCGTTGGCGTCCAACGAGGCAACTACGGCCAACAATTTTGTGGTGTTCTCGTTATCTTTAAATCCTAGATGTGTCTTTGCCCTCGCGTGTTTGAGAGGTTTATTATTTACACAGAATTAAGTCTGAACCGGAGCTAGTATAGAATGTACAGATTCAGCAGAATTCAGTAAGTTTGGTCCAAATTTTAtactatatatttgttcagCAATTActgaatatgtatataattatatataacaaATTTCAAATCACGAATCGTCTCTGATTATTAGGTCATGTTATATGTTCAAAATTCACGTGGATAATTACGAGATTACTAAAGTTGAATAAAAGACATTCAGTCTATTCAGCAAAGTTTTGGAACTAACCAAGGGAAGGGGACCTTCCAACGGTCCAACCACCAATCAACCCATAatgttaaatttatttttgaaaaatttataattttagtttCTTAATTATTGATAAATCCTAGTTttcatttttagcttaaaatacgattaaatttattatatttgtgagatattatgaCTGGAAGGATCAAAAGTGCATTATCCTGTTATTGTAATGTTCTACTAAACTAATTACTGTAGATCTGTAATAGAGCAAGTTatgatttcttttttcaaacACTGTTAATAGTAACAATTCCAATTCCTCGAGGACCTCCTTTTCCATTTTCAAAGAGttaatgataaaaaatatacgtgtactatcacttttttttagcGAGTTCGCATCAATATctgctttgttttcttttcctaattaactatttatttatatattaaacacggatcaaaatttgattaaatGGCAATAGTTGTTAAAACACCTTTTTTTACTTGAACTATCACACGATGTTGTTTTAATATCGAGATAATTTGTGGGTTCGTAAAAAAAAGCAATGATAATTTTGTTGTAAAACTCACGAAAAAGTGATATTTCATATTACTATTATCTCTGTTTATAAGTAGTGCACATCCTGTACCGAACGTGGTGCCTTGTACTAATTAGAGTGATGTACATAAATACACGTACACAAATAGCAGCTATCACAATCACTTTTGATTTCTGGAGGGGGAAAAAAACAGCAAAAGACTCATCTACTGATCAATAttcatttactttttttttttcaattgtagaACATGTGAACAAATTAAGACAACTCTTGGATCTACATAAACCCGGTCTTTTCTTCGAACTTGCCTATCAATTAGTTAAAGCGACAACACAAACCTAGTCTTCATATAATGctccaaatttaaaaattaaattaagatcTCATGCAAACCAAGTCAGCCAGTTATTATTGAACAAGTTTCGAGGGAAACTGAAGGTGAAGTACAACCTATACAAATTCATGACACTCAATAGTCTTCACTACTTGGTCATGTCTTGTTCTACACCTGTACCTTGGACTTTTCATATCAttacaagaaaaagagaggaaaaagctGTCACTAATTGTATTTAATTATAGATTAGCAATGAATTATCATAAAGTCATGTTAGCGACAGATTAGCGATGAATTCTATAATCAAATAGTTTTATGGATAGTTAGATAGATGATCAACGAAAAGATAGTGTAGAATCGCCAGATCAATATTGCATAAAGTATTTGCTTTGCCTTTCTATTTTTGGGGTTTAACTAGCCAATATCCAAAGCTCATTGACCGGTCGAATTCAGACTCATGCCGGATAGGTTTACAATGTGAAGTGTTCCCTACCGGAAGcttatttattttcaagatttgAAGTTGAGACCTTTAGTTAAGGATGGAGGAATTTCA is a window of Lycium ferocissimum isolate CSIRO_LF1 chromosome 12, AGI_CSIRO_Lferr_CH_V1, whole genome shotgun sequence DNA encoding:
- the LOC132039333 gene encoding uncharacterized protein LOC132039333, with amino-acid sequence METLSPCSTPKRSSKRTSLSRTKNSRYNPYADRGLDKFSALLANLEDKKQEIYTQMGSDDIAFVRFVFSNSNSIKPIVVKLKDKNQTSSSDTDDDKQMIKKNSEFVDKKTIHEVSNIPASEIDQERKVESRRRKFLRNLKLANFKKPTYYMPLAIILILVFLAVYGRCFAILCTSIGWYTIPTIKASSRRTKRKYMRKSGEKKVTICEEPKDHKLLAGKHGHKSS